The following coding sequences are from one Camarhynchus parvulus chromosome 1, STF_HiC, whole genome shotgun sequence window:
- the ATP6AP2 gene encoding renin receptor — protein MADMGRRGGAGRALGLAALVAAACVAGVCGGEFSILRSPQSVAFRDGSWPIPGERIPDVAALTMGFSVEEDLPWPGLGVGDLFHRPQATVLVTVKGVDKLPVKGFSYPIENAVPFSLDSVANAIHTLFSEETPVVLQLAPSEERVYMVGKANAVFEDLSVTLRQLRSRLFQDSSILSSLPLNSLSRNNEVDLLFLSELQVLHDIASLLSRHKHLAKDHSPDLYSLELSGLEEIGKRYGEDSQQFKDASQILVDSLQKFADEMFNLYGGNAVVEVVAVKEFNSPLSRKTRSILQASQSKNENPYNLAYPYNYDYSVIFNIVLWMMIGLALAVIVISYNLWNMDPGYDSIIYRMTNQKIRMD, from the exons gtgtgtgtgggggtgAGTTCAGCATCCTACGATCCCCTCAGTCGGTTGCATTCCGGGATGGAAGTTGGCCGATCCCGGGCGAGCGGATCCCGGACGTTGCTGCCCTCACCATGGGCTTTTCTGTTGAAGAA GACCtcccctggcctgggctgggcgTGGGTGATCTGTTTCACCGGCCCCAAGCCACCGTGCTGGTGACAGTGAAGGGCGTGGACAAGTTGCCTGTGAAAGGGTTTTCTTACCCCATTGAGAAT GCTGTTCCTTTCAGTCTGGACAGTGTTGCAAATGCCATCCacactttgttttctgaagagaCACCcgtggtgctgcagctggcccCCAGTGAGGAA AGGGTGTACATGGTGGGCAAGGCCAACGCCGTGTTCGAGGATCTCTCTGTCACCCTGCGCCAGCTGCGCAGCCGCCTCTTCCAGGacagctccatcctcagctccctccctctcaACTCCCTCAGCAGGAACAACGAG GTTGACTTGCTTTTTCTGTCAGAACTTCAAGTCCTACATGATATTGCAAGCCTG CTGTCTCGACACAAGCACTTAGCCAAAGATCACTCTCCAGACCTTTATTCCCTGGAGCTCTCTGGTTTGGAAGAGATTGGCAAACGATATGGGGAAGACTCTCAGCAGTTCAAGGATGCTTCTCAAATTCTTGTAGACTCTTTGCAAAAG tttGCAGATGAGATGTTTAATCTCTATGGTGGGAATGCAGTAGTAGAAGTGGTGGCTGTAAAGGAGTTTAACTCTCCCCTCTCAAGGAAGACTCGCTCAATTCTCCAGGCTTCACAG agtaaaaatgaaaatccatATAACCTTGCCTATCCATATAACTACGACTACTCTGTAATCTTCAACATTGTTCTGTGGATGATGATAGGTCTTGCTTTAGCTGTGATAGTTATCTCCTACAACCTGTGGAACATGGATCCTGGCTATGACAGCATTATTTATAGGATGACAAATCAGAAGATAAGAATGGATTGA